Proteins found in one Planctomycetes bacterium MalM25 genomic segment:
- a CDS encoding Formylglycine-generating sulfatase enzyme: MLELIVMPLFPPFTGRSKGPFIGTQRLLRLIVPRKRPELARECLQPAHFRKARLSRNPGEPAEVQQLPRDCRWQPIRHARERLLVDATNDRKRICLLVDAGVGKTTAVQQTAYLRSVCRSGHLAMGFSFSELPTSHTDYLDSTQKWLVKQFKTLPETRSLDDGKVERLIRDKIRRGEFTLLADATDQRTEGQDTLAIARALQAFLGAYPNVSCVVSGRPKSIADCWESLFEHEPFEFVQVDCFTPEEAARYVGAERWGKIEQVGADFLSVPRMLEVVRKLHPDDLDNVRTEADLYWPAIEKSLEKMFSQQKTPLDRDAAERLLSLIAIELVQADGDPLEGVEGSDHFKRFTRKVYDKRVNQTDLRGDSPLYDYDSLAEFREAVLEVAKLNEGLECAVMDDVGEKQLYFRDMTLRDFFAALWCSRYATQEDLEWLSAHLHIRGEWVSHFAEELRHPFWRLLSGMPASAWEGNAWVASAGTLFVPPPDESAVRSTEMMHLAWPGLLRVAGRLPDRFTEPDVEQASTALQAEVFDPVKEEIIESWSPSEPYPTNPQEAALGVAQEFLKQFPRLLKGEGDAESQRIAHEFHVDWFKTKTVEAGPFAICVDRIFDARNDDIDPFHEGLIEMPFRMAKYPVTSELARLFDQSREARFDDYETFSSDPRCPAIYCTWYDAWTLALWLHTQLPTEQQWECACRGEEHRDEHLAFGWFEDESELGASAWCTESHGYERSTVVVDGTWDAAVSEEVRSPYGAAHLLGQVWEWASSAKPDATLSARDGSSQVLRGGSFDYGTGYCRAGVSRSCPPENCNCKVGIRLVRRS, from the coding sequence ATGCTGGAATTGATCGTCATGCCGCTCTTTCCACCCTTTACCGGCAGGTCAAAGGGCCCGTTCATTGGGACCCAGCGGCTGCTCCGTCTGATCGTCCCGCGCAAGCGGCCGGAGCTCGCTCGGGAGTGCCTCCAACCGGCGCATTTCCGTAAGGCGCGGCTGAGTCGAAATCCGGGTGAGCCCGCGGAAGTACAACAGCTTCCACGCGATTGCCGTTGGCAGCCGATCCGTCACGCTCGTGAACGGCTACTCGTCGACGCAACGAACGATCGCAAGCGGATTTGTCTGCTGGTCGATGCCGGTGTCGGCAAGACAACCGCCGTACAGCAGACGGCGTACCTTCGTTCGGTCTGCCGATCCGGGCACCTGGCCATGGGCTTCTCGTTCAGCGAGCTGCCAACCTCACACACCGACTATCTCGATAGCACGCAGAAGTGGCTCGTCAAGCAGTTCAAGACGTTGCCGGAGACGCGTAGCCTCGACGACGGAAAGGTAGAACGCCTGATACGTGACAAGATCCGCCGGGGCGAGTTCACCCTGCTCGCCGATGCGACGGATCAGCGGACCGAAGGGCAGGACACGCTGGCGATCGCCCGCGCCCTTCAAGCCTTCCTGGGCGCTTATCCGAACGTCTCGTGCGTCGTCTCGGGTCGCCCCAAATCGATCGCCGACTGCTGGGAATCGCTGTTCGAACACGAGCCGTTCGAGTTCGTGCAGGTTGATTGCTTCACGCCAGAGGAGGCGGCGCGGTACGTCGGAGCGGAGCGGTGGGGCAAGATCGAGCAGGTCGGGGCCGACTTCCTCAGCGTTCCACGCATGCTGGAGGTGGTCCGAAAGCTCCACCCCGACGACCTGGACAACGTCCGAACCGAGGCCGATCTGTATTGGCCCGCAATCGAAAAGTCGCTCGAGAAGATGTTCAGCCAGCAGAAGACGCCTTTGGACCGCGATGCGGCGGAGCGTCTGCTGTCGTTGATCGCGATCGAGTTGGTCCAGGCCGATGGGGACCCGCTCGAAGGAGTCGAAGGATCCGACCACTTCAAACGGTTCACTCGTAAGGTCTACGACAAGAGGGTAAACCAGACCGACCTGCGGGGTGATAGCCCGCTCTATGACTACGACTCGCTCGCCGAGTTCCGCGAGGCGGTGCTCGAGGTCGCAAAGCTCAACGAGGGTCTCGAGTGCGCGGTGATGGACGATGTGGGGGAGAAGCAGCTCTACTTTCGCGACATGACGCTCCGAGACTTCTTCGCGGCGTTGTGGTGCTCTCGTTACGCCACACAAGAGGACCTCGAATGGCTGAGCGCTCACCTGCACATACGTGGTGAGTGGGTTAGTCATTTCGCAGAAGAGCTGCGTCACCCGTTCTGGAGGCTGCTATCGGGGATGCCCGCGTCGGCTTGGGAGGGTAACGCGTGGGTCGCTTCGGCGGGCACCTTGTTCGTCCCGCCGCCGGACGAATCGGCGGTGCGTTCGACCGAGATGATGCACCTGGCGTGGCCCGGGCTGCTGCGTGTGGCAGGCAGACTGCCAGATCGGTTCACCGAGCCGGATGTGGAGCAGGCGTCCACGGCGTTGCAAGCCGAGGTCTTCGACCCGGTGAAAGAAGAGATCATCGAGTCCTGGTCGCCGAGCGAACCGTACCCCACCAACCCCCAGGAGGCCGCCCTTGGTGTCGCGCAGGAGTTCCTCAAGCAGTTCCCGCGTCTGCTGAAGGGAGAGGGAGACGCTGAGTCCCAGCGGATCGCTCACGAGTTCCACGTCGACTGGTTCAAGACGAAGACAGTCGAAGCGGGCCCGTTCGCGATATGTGTCGATAGGATATTCGATGCCCGTAATGATGACATCGACCCATTCCACGAGGGCCTTATCGAGATGCCCTTCCGTATGGCGAAGTACCCGGTGACTAGCGAGCTAGCGCGGTTGTTTGACCAAAGCCGAGAGGCAAGGTTCGATGATTACGAGACCTTTAGCTCCGATCCCCGATGCCCGGCGATTTACTGCACGTGGTACGACGCATGGACCTTGGCGTTATGGCTGCATACGCAGCTGCCTACGGAGCAACAGTGGGAGTGCGCCTGCCGAGGAGAAGAGCATCGAGACGAGCACCTCGCTTTCGGCTGGTTCGAAGACGAGTCGGAACTGGGAGCGAGCGCATGGTGCACAGAGTCGCATGGCTACGAACGATCAACCGTCGTAGTTGATGGAACATGGGATGCTGCGGTTTCAGAGGAAGTTCGCTCACCCTACGGAGCAGCGCACCTGCTAGGCCAGGTGTGGGAATGGGCGTCTAGCGCGAAGCCAGACGCAACCCTGTCGGCACGTGATGGGTCGTCTCAAGTTCTGCGTGGTGGTTCGTTCGATTACGGTACAGGCTATTGCCGTGCCGGAGTCAGTCGATCTTGCCCCCCGGAGAATTGCAACTGCAAGGTAGGTATTCGTTTGGTGCGTCGTAGTTGA
- a CDS encoding NYN domain protein: MLSASADSLPNASSAILVDYENVNERFHQGATALLNYCRSRGRVLIKKAYADWSAIPDKHQRCLVSIGYELIGLTAYHRTGKNAADIRLVVDALAIAHTNESIDTFVLLTGDSDYIPLIVQLRAIGKRVILVNTRGYVSESLMSYCDEVIPLSRWKEDEKQAPTETFDRFTPLRNCLDTMFDGSTVLASTLKPAMIRLDPAFDESEYGFKRFGDYLRAARDAGVISISHNGHTVIVVEPVHPKPSSPPE; the protein is encoded by the coding sequence ATGCTTTCCGCCAGTGCCGACTCTTTGCCGAACGCGAGTTCGGCGATTCTCGTTGACTACGAGAACGTCAACGAGCGATTTCACCAAGGAGCGACAGCGCTCCTCAACTACTGTCGCAGTCGAGGCCGCGTTCTGATCAAGAAGGCCTACGCCGACTGGTCGGCGATCCCGGACAAGCACCAAAGATGCCTCGTTTCCATCGGGTACGAGCTGATTGGACTCACCGCCTACCATCGGACCGGCAAGAATGCCGCTGACATCCGGCTTGTCGTGGACGCCCTGGCTATCGCTCACACAAACGAGAGCATCGATACGTTCGTTCTCTTGACCGGAGACAGCGATTACATCCCGCTGATTGTTCAACTGCGTGCGATTGGAAAACGGGTCATCCTCGTCAATACCCGAGGCTACGTCAGCGAATCGCTGATGTCCTATTGCGATGAAGTGATTCCGCTCTCGCGTTGGAAGGAAGACGAGAAGCAAGCGCCGACGGAGACCTTCGATCGATTCACCCCACTGCGTAACTGCTTGGACACGATGTTCGATGGTAGCACCGTTCTCGCCAGCACGTTGAAACCGGCGATGATCCGACTCGACCCCGCATTCGATGAGTCCGAATACGGATTCAAACGTTTCGGAGACTACCTTCGCGCGGCACGTGACGCCGGCGTCATCTCGATCAGCCACAATGGGCATACCGTCATCGTCGTGGAGCCGGTCCACCCCAAGCCTTCGTCGCCGCCGGAGTGA
- a CDS encoding RNA polymerase sigma factor: MNKNEPAELDESLLRELIAARLRQHQRTKLCPLVIDRSPLDIAFEEVDGASATLRGGAADGDLAVHVCRGTEREPTFLLRLDDPGKDYVGEPLCLLLCKPDRLGSFDAIRFVWVPEGARHEDPSSRTDQLVTGGLTFSDSETGGVFQGPANRDFSCRLDVDESGVDLVITKLLEGADSYWAVVEYGPEADPDRCAVRLENKHTRLSCLFDTIPDEPVKIVVRPMTWGEVDLVPSDQLDELLENEDRVTAVMTATDTGLSVKLDCDEQIAAASDPNSNWAIQFSTVEAKEMQDHDKAEAFRRLIKKAATGAADAVDAAFRLIDQYRPMMHGAAVRLTSGTAVSADDVVAEYSLLLIRKNKFEEFQPQQYTLKQFLRTGIKRTAGDLIKKSNRRQSRETTSQSENLGDQLMLDIAKDWLGSPDEHVQSAEMWEAIDEVKESLNGRDRRIVDAAFKGLNQTQLAEDLGISKGQASREVGRVGKQLTKLLEGLGYAPEAFCPALPQDDDLGSLTDGHKFTAEQEKLVRQLAHDGESLERIAVLLDGLGADTHDNGTPAKHIREWFARALSGLYLLDGYLRQMSADGWDVKRIVSYFNAWGDRKGATSGRYVKEWLAVELTLAEIPIPAEMQPPNLKKKVNDRRHQLQGNR; this comes from the coding sequence ATGAACAAGAACGAGCCTGCTGAACTGGATGAGTCTCTGCTCCGCGAGCTGATCGCGGCCCGACTTCGTCAGCATCAACGCACCAAGCTCTGCCCTTTGGTGATTGATCGATCGCCCTTGGACATCGCCTTTGAGGAGGTGGACGGAGCCTCGGCGACGCTCCGCGGCGGCGCAGCCGATGGTGACCTGGCCGTCCATGTCTGCCGCGGGACCGAGCGGGAGCCGACGTTTCTGCTCCGCCTCGATGATCCGGGAAAGGACTACGTCGGAGAGCCGCTCTGTTTGCTTCTTTGCAAACCGGACCGTCTTGGATCCTTCGACGCCATTCGCTTCGTCTGGGTCCCAGAAGGGGCTCGCCACGAAGACCCTTCGTCGCGTACCGATCAGCTCGTCACTGGCGGACTGACCTTCAGCGATTCCGAAACGGGGGGTGTCTTTCAAGGTCCAGCCAACCGGGATTTCTCCTGTCGTCTCGACGTCGACGAATCTGGAGTTGATTTGGTCATCACCAAGCTCCTGGAGGGGGCCGACAGCTACTGGGCAGTTGTCGAATACGGACCCGAGGCCGATCCGGATCGTTGCGCTGTCCGACTGGAGAACAAACACACACGGCTCAGTTGTTTATTCGATACGATCCCGGACGAGCCGGTGAAGATCGTGGTGCGACCGATGACATGGGGCGAGGTCGATCTGGTTCCGAGCGACCAGCTAGACGAGTTGCTGGAGAACGAGGATCGCGTTACCGCTGTCATGACGGCCACCGACACGGGATTGTCGGTGAAGCTCGATTGCGATGAGCAGATTGCAGCTGCCAGCGATCCAAATAGTAACTGGGCAATCCAGTTCTCGACCGTTGAAGCCAAGGAGATGCAAGACCACGATAAAGCGGAAGCTTTTCGGCGACTCATCAAGAAAGCGGCAACCGGCGCCGCTGACGCTGTGGACGCCGCTTTCCGGCTAATCGATCAATACCGCCCGATGATGCACGGAGCCGCGGTTAGGTTGACAAGCGGCACCGCGGTGTCTGCTGACGACGTCGTCGCGGAGTACTCGTTGCTGCTTATCAGGAAGAACAAGTTCGAGGAGTTCCAGCCGCAGCAGTACACGCTGAAGCAATTCTTGAGGACCGGCATCAAGAGGACGGCAGGAGACCTCATCAAGAAATCGAACAGACGGCAGTCTCGTGAGACGACATCACAGTCGGAGAATCTCGGTGACCAATTGATGCTTGACATCGCCAAAGATTGGCTGGGTTCGCCGGACGAGCATGTCCAGTCTGCTGAGATGTGGGAAGCGATCGACGAAGTGAAGGAATCACTCAATGGGCGCGACCGTCGCATTGTAGACGCAGCGTTTAAAGGGCTGAACCAGACGCAGCTCGCCGAGGACCTGGGGATCAGCAAAGGCCAGGCGAGCAGAGAGGTAGGAAGGGTTGGCAAGCAACTGACCAAACTGCTCGAAGGCCTTGGGTACGCTCCGGAAGCCTTCTGCCCTGCTTTGCCACAAGACGACGACCTCGGTTCTCTGACAGATGGTCACAAGTTCACGGCTGAGCAGGAGAAGCTGGTCCGGCAGCTGGCTCACGATGGCGAATCGCTTGAGAGGATCGCGGTTCTGCTCGACGGTCTTGGCGCAGACACGCATGACAATGGGACGCCTGCAAAGCACATCAGAGAGTGGTTCGCCAGAGCACTATCAGGGCTCTACCTGCTGGACGGGTATCTGCGTCAGATGTCTGCGGACGGGTGGGACGTCAAGCGTATCGTCTCGTACTTTAACGCCTGGGGAGATCGCAAAGGTGCGACCAGCGGCAGGTACGTAAAGGAGTGGCTCGCGGTCGAGCTCACCTTGGCAGAGATCCCAATCCCCGCCGAGATGCAACCGCCCAATCTCAAGAAAAAGGTCAACGACCGTCGACATCAGCTGCAAGGCAACCGCTGA